The Magnolia sinica isolate HGM2019 chromosome 9, MsV1, whole genome shotgun sequence genome contains a region encoding:
- the LOC131256024 gene encoding oxysterol-binding protein-related protein 4B-like isoform X2, which produces MDLKLPPIFNLPKSQLQLYGESVYCIGEDTLSRCANGKNALERFTSIVTWNITTAQPAIFGLALFNPVLGETHHVSRGSLNVLLEQVSIHEE; this is translated from the exons ATGGAtttgaag CTTCCTCCTATCTTCAATCTGCCAAAATCACAACTTCAGTTGTATGGTGAGTCTGTGTACTGCATTGGTGAGGATACGCTGAGCAGGTGTGCTAATGGAAAGAACGCTCTAGAGAGATTCACGAGCATTGTTACATGGAATATAACGACAGCTCAGCCAGCGATCTTTGGTTTAGCACTGTTCAATCCCGTGCTTGGAGAAACGCACCATGTGTCGAGGGGAAGTTTAAATGTTCTTCTTGAACAGGTAAGCATTCATGAGGAGTGA
- the LOC131256024 gene encoding oxysterol-binding protein-related protein 4B-like isoform X1, which translates to MDLKVWPTFGWVSLIFMCSPPSAPLPPIFNLPKSQLQLYGESVYCIGEDTLSRCANGKNALERFTSIVTWNITTAQPAIFGLALFNPVLGETHHVSRGSLNVLLEQVSIHEE; encoded by the exons ATGGAtttgaaggtgtggcccacctttgggtGGGTTAGCCTCATCTTCATGTGTTCCCCACCTTCTGCACCG CTTCCTCCTATCTTCAATCTGCCAAAATCACAACTTCAGTTGTATGGTGAGTCTGTGTACTGCATTGGTGAGGATACGCTGAGCAGGTGTGCTAATGGAAAGAACGCTCTAGAGAGATTCACGAGCATTGTTACATGGAATATAACGACAGCTCAGCCAGCGATCTTTGGTTTAGCACTGTTCAATCCCGTGCTTGGAGAAACGCACCATGTGTCGAGGGGAAGTTTAAATGTTCTTCTTGAACAGGTAAGCATTCATGAGGAGTGA